A single window of Terriglobia bacterium DNA harbors:
- a CDS encoding class I SAM-dependent methyltransferase, translating into MTSLRACKFRTPTVTRCNLLAFIFALLTAGFGPELLPQSQTEQNAYDNLPDPRLVTLLKSISGKPGRTDLFPQDGRYLYDLILKNKLASGLEIGASGGYAAIWLGMAFRQTGGRLVSVESSKEPGRGALGSLEQAGLLDKVDLLQDNPFKVIPMLTGPFDFVFLDARKQDYVRYLKLLLPKVRPGGFFVAHDVTDKSRDLADFIRSITGDPHLKTEFVPVSRAGMSVTKKL; encoded by the coding sequence ATGACATCCCTGCGGGCGTGCAAATTCAGAACCCCGACCGTGACCCGCTGCAACCTCCTTGCCTTCATATTTGCTCTGCTCACTGCCGGTTTTGGTCCCGAACTCCTGCCGCAATCGCAGACGGAGCAGAACGCCTATGACAACCTTCCCGATCCGCGCCTGGTGACCCTCCTCAAGTCGATTTCCGGCAAACCAGGCCGCACCGATCTGTTTCCCCAGGACGGCCGCTATCTGTACGATCTCATATTGAAAAACAAGCTCGCGTCGGGCCTGGAGATCGGCGCCAGCGGAGGTTACGCTGCCATCTGGTTGGGGATGGCGTTCCGCCAGACCGGAGGCAGACTGGTCTCAGTCGAGTCCTCGAAAGAGCCGGGGCGCGGCGCGCTCGGCAGTCTCGAACAGGCCGGGCTGCTGGACAAGGTTGATCTTCTTCAGGACAATCCCTTCAAGGTCATCCCGATGTTGACCGGGCCCTTCGACTTTGTGTTTCTCGATGCCCGCAAACAGGACTATGTCAGATATCTGAAACTGCTCCTCCCCAAGGTGCGCCCGGGAGGATTCTTCGTCGCGCACGACGTCACCGATAAGAGCCGCGACTTGGCCGACTTCATCCGCAGTATCACCGGGGATCCGCACCTGAAGACCGAGTTTGTTCCCGTCAGTCGTGCAGGTATGAGCGTCACAAAAAAGCTGTAG
- a CDS encoding (2Fe-2S) ferredoxin domain-containing protein, translated as MVPFTKHVFVCTSGKVCPVEGCSVNVHARLKELVRQAGLESSIRINHAGCMGQCGNGPMVVVYPDNVWYCGVKVEDADVIFTEHLLGGKPVERLIYHPLKPGINKRNLAAP; from the coding sequence ATGGTTCCCTTCACCAAGCACGTTTTCGTCTGCACATCAGGCAAGGTGTGCCCCGTAGAGGGCTGCTCCGTGAACGTGCACGCTCGCCTGAAGGAACTGGTGAGGCAGGCGGGTCTCGAATCGTCCATCCGCATCAATCATGCGGGGTGCATGGGCCAGTGCGGAAACGGGCCCATGGTCGTGGTTTACCCCGACAATGTCTGGTACTGCGGCGTGAAGGTCGAGGATGCCGACGTGATATTCACCGAGCATCTGCTCGGCGGCAAGCCGGTCGAGCGACTGATCTACCACCCGCTCAAGCCGGGGATAAACAAAAGGAACCTCGCAGCCCCTTGA
- a CDS encoding transglutaminase-like domain-containing protein: MIGETLMARKKFSELTVLDETVFPLDRAALTICLEEYPAIEVDAYLRKLDTLAARTEVLAGRDRTSGNILECLNQVLFVQEAFRGNTDDYYDPRNSYLNEVLDRKQGIPISLSVIYIEIARRIDFHIQGVGFPGHFIVKCPGSGREVLIDPFHNGRVLTVEDCQELLDRVYGGSVPVQPAHLYPMEKKAIITRMLFNLKGLYYQREDYHKALSVVDRILMLNPGITSEIRDRGLLYMQTSLFSKALADLEYYLEHAKAPEDVAYIEAHIKTLRGVVASSN; this comes from the coding sequence GTGATCGGCGAAACTCTCATGGCCCGGAAGAAGTTTTCCGAACTCACAGTTCTGGATGAGACCGTCTTTCCGCTGGATCGCGCCGCTTTGACGATCTGCCTCGAGGAATATCCGGCCATCGAGGTCGATGCCTATCTGCGCAAGCTGGACACCCTGGCCGCCCGCACAGAGGTGCTTGCCGGACGGGACCGCACCAGCGGCAACATCCTGGAATGCCTCAATCAGGTGCTGTTCGTGCAGGAGGCTTTCCGGGGTAACACGGACGATTACTATGATCCGCGCAACAGCTACTTGAATGAGGTGCTGGACCGCAAGCAGGGCATTCCCATTTCCCTTTCTGTGATCTATATCGAGATCGCGCGCCGCATCGACTTCCACATCCAGGGTGTGGGCTTTCCGGGCCATTTCATCGTCAAGTGCCCCGGCAGCGGGCGCGAGGTGCTGATTGATCCCTTCCATAATGGGCGGGTCCTTACCGTCGAGGATTGCCAGGAACTCCTCGATCGGGTCTATGGCGGTTCAGTTCCGGTGCAGCCGGCCCACCTGTACCCGATGGAAAAGAAGGCTATCATTACCCGGATGTTATTCAATCTCAAGGGGCTGTACTATCAGAGGGAAGACTATCACAAGGCCCTGTCGGTCGTGGACCGGATACTGATGCTCAACCCCGGCATCACCTCGGAAATCCGGGACCGTGGGCTGCTGTACATGCAGACCAGTCTTTTTTCCAAGGCACTCGCAGACCTCGAGTACTACCTCGAACATGCCAAGGCTCCGGAGGACGTCGCTTACATCGAAGCGCACATAAAGACGCTCCGGGGAGTGGTTGCTTCCTCCAACTAA
- a CDS encoding aminomethyltransferase family protein — MKSRTTPLHEAEAAAGACFEPYCGWEVAAHYGNPDAEYQALRLTAGALNACFLGKLRAAGKDRHRYLNSMLTHNIKDLGMGTGCYAALLTRQGLMESDLWVYAFADELWLECPPCGVDRALATLAKHIVSDVVSLDDITDAFGILSLQGPKAGKIMETAAGVSLSTLRPLEHRTIERERGNWVVVNRDRSGSGGYDLWLPCADLPGVWNQWTEVERVQPVGLRALNWARTEAGIPWYGSDMDDRSLPVEMGLDAAISMNKGCYRGQEIVARIAHRGRLDRRLGGVVVDNHEPPARGAEVRSEGVRIGEVCSAVPSPRLGKPLALAVIKTAFLRPGTPVEVDSGHGYLPGTVVALPIKH; from the coding sequence TTGAAATCCCGCACCACGCCCCTTCACGAAGCCGAAGCAGCCGCCGGCGCATGCTTCGAGCCCTATTGCGGCTGGGAAGTCGCTGCCCACTATGGCAATCCGGATGCGGAGTACCAGGCCCTGCGTCTGACCGCAGGCGCCCTGAATGCTTGCTTTCTTGGCAAGCTGCGGGCAGCGGGGAAAGACAGACATCGCTACTTGAACAGCATGCTGACCCACAACATCAAGGACCTCGGGATGGGGACAGGATGTTATGCCGCACTATTGACGCGCCAGGGATTGATGGAGTCCGACCTCTGGGTTTATGCCTTTGCGGACGAGTTGTGGCTGGAATGCCCGCCGTGCGGAGTCGACCGTGCCCTCGCGACCCTGGCCAAGCATATTGTCAGCGACGTCGTGTCTCTGGACGACATCACCGACGCTTTCGGGATTCTCTCGCTGCAGGGGCCGAAGGCTGGAAAAATCATGGAGACTGCCGCGGGGGTTTCCCTGTCGACACTTCGGCCGCTGGAACATCGGACGATTGAGCGGGAGAGGGGCAATTGGGTTGTTGTGAATCGCGATCGCTCAGGCAGCGGCGGCTACGACCTATGGCTGCCGTGCGCGGATCTGCCGGGGGTCTGGAATCAATGGACTGAAGTTGAGAGGGTGCAACCGGTCGGACTGCGGGCATTGAACTGGGCCCGGACTGAAGCGGGGATTCCCTGGTATGGGAGCGATATGGATGACAGGTCTCTTCCTGTGGAGATGGGACTCGATGCGGCAATCAGCATGAACAAGGGCTGCTACCGGGGGCAGGAAATCGTTGCCCGCATCGCGCACCGGGGCCGCCTGGACCGCAGGTTGGGCGGCGTCGTGGTTGACAATCACGAACCGCCGGCCAGAGGGGCGGAAGTGCGCTCGGAGGGAGTCAGGATCGGCGAAGTGTGTTCAGCCGTGCCCTCTCCGCGCCTCGGGAAGCCGCTCGCTCTCGCGGTCATCAAGACGGCTTTCCTGCGGCCGGGAACTCCCGTCGAGGTGGACTCCGGACATGGCTACCTTCCGGGGACCGTAGTAGCCCTTCCCATCAAGCATTGA
- a CDS encoding ATP-binding protein, translated as MADEHPDICEFENDALLLRLDVTFAARIDAIYPVVMRILDLARESGCIAGKEFEVQASLQEALTNAVVHGCKEDPGKEVRVTACCDHSRGILIVVRDPGAGFDVNAIPSPVMGERVFSGHGRGIFLINQLMDEVCFKRGGTEIHMRKK; from the coding sequence ATGGCTGACGAGCATCCGGATATCTGCGAATTTGAAAATGACGCGCTCCTCCTGCGCCTTGACGTCACGTTTGCGGCCAGGATTGACGCCATTTATCCCGTGGTCATGCGCATCCTCGATCTTGCGAGAGAATCGGGCTGCATCGCGGGAAAGGAGTTCGAGGTCCAGGCATCGTTGCAGGAAGCTCTGACCAATGCCGTCGTCCATGGCTGCAAAGAGGACCCTGGCAAGGAGGTGAGGGTGACAGCATGCTGCGATCATTCAAGGGGGATACTGATCGTTGTCCGGGATCCAGGTGCGGGATTTGACGTGAATGCGATCCCCAGCCCCGTCATGGGTGAGAGGGTCTTCTCCGGTCATGGAAGGGGCATTTTTCTGATCAATCAGCTGATGGACGAGGTGTGCTTCAAACGAGGCGGCACAGAGATTCACATGCGCAAAAAATGA